A segment of the Nilaparvata lugens isolate BPH chromosome X, ASM1435652v1, whole genome shotgun sequence genome:
GTATGACTAAAACACAACTGTTGCGTGTACATTCATACATGACTAAAAACATGTTTCAAAAAACATGTCTGTGAGGTCATTAACCTTTGACTATGAATAgacaagtaaaaaaaaaaagattgtACATCAGTTGTTGTTGGCAGACACACACGCATAGGTAAGTTATCAAAATGTAGGTAAGTAATACAATGCTcaacatatatataaatatatatatatttttttaaatatatataattttatatatatttttattttaaaaatttacaaataggaataattcaaaatttaaaaaaaaagatatatatatatatatatatatattgaacattgtattattttgataacttaCCTATGTGTGCGTGTCTGCCAACAACAACTGATTGATgtacaatcatttttttttcacttgTCCATTCATAGTCAAAGGTTAATGACCTCACAGACATGTTTCTTGAAACATGTTTTTAGTCATGTATGAATGTACACGCAACAGTTGTGTTTTAGTCATACAATACATGCAAGCAAACTTAGTTTGACGGCAGCAGACATGATGAGAGTCAAGACAGTAGCaggtcaagaaaataaaatgaaaataattatagtatttGTTACATTCATAATATATGCAGTTGGTATGATATTACTTTTATACTATACATTGAGGACTGATACTGCAtcataaaagttattgaaaccctaccttataggaATAGACACGgtcagacatctgtgtaatgcatgcaatcaataatccATTGTCacctgattgattatgaataattctaaggtctgattgatcctatcttcaaagtagatgatgtaTAAAAAATGATAGGTGGCAAGTAGggaatatttagacagtaaactacctggaatatcatcaaatatattcactaaattacAATCAGATCCATTGCATCCCTTTAACAGGAACACCGTTGAGGAAAAAATAACGGCTAAGATGTTTGCACCTTGCAATTTTAGTAGCAAAAATTAACAGAACTGTAACAGAATCAACATCTGTCAAAAGTTGAATTCACAGCTGAGTGAATATTTATTGCGTGCACTGCATATGCATTATTGCGATTGCTATCATTATGTTGTGTGTGAAAACAAGACGAGTGGTGGCTATATAAAAAAGTGTTGTCTGTCATGTTTTTTTTGCTTGCATTCGTTTGTTGTGTCTCGATTACGTTTGTTGCAAAAATcattgtgtgtgtgtttttttttcGCGTGTTAATGGATTCTCAGCAATCGCCAGAAATAACAGCAGCATCAACCTTCGCGTAAGTATAATGGAattatcaaaaacaagaaaatattttatctaattattgattgtgaaattaatttacGTTTTTACAGTttaacaaactgaaaatatttgtgaaaaagtagcagcagcagcaaacAATTACATTGCCAAGCTTAAATAAAGTTGTAAATTCCtggaaatttcaacaaatatattcactaaactgcaatctgatccatcattaGTGAACAGAGtgtacttggacagtaaattattacttgaaatattaaCCAATATAATACACTAAACTGCAGTCTGATTCATCGTTAGTAGATAGAAAATATTTCGACAGCAGAAATCACTtgtaatatcaacaaatatattcaataaactacagtctgatttaattACCAAGGAAGTGTTTGAGAGTGAATTACTTACAATATCTGATACATTGGAAGactcttgatttatcaatgatatatatatatatgcttatttttactttctAAAATGGTAGAAAAGTAAAAGGTGGATAACAAGaaaaaaaactctgtttttcatgtttttttctcgaaaacggtttttgatcaaatttatacttaaatagtcattgataagctctatcaactgacacaagtcccatatctgtaagaatttcaggagcttcgtcccatctatgcaaagtttgattttaggtcctcaattatcagtcttcagatacaattcaaacaaaaaaaatcaagtgaaaaggattgaacatgaaaaaatCTCCATAactaatgttcaataacatttttttcacctaaaaaatgaaaataagctcgaaattcgaaaaaatgttattattcaattgtaaactgttgattctattaaatctttcAATGTCTTCAGCATTATTGTCCTGCCACCAACTGATTCAggtctttgaatagtagacttgagatgcacgtgaacactgatcaatttttataatggtaaggaaagttgtgtgagtgcgccacaccagattccatcagtagaacagctgtttttgatgacttcaaaaataatcatcaaatttcactatttatataaaaagaAATGTACTCTGGAAAACAATGTATACAATAGTATGAtcctagtttttttttttttttttttgaattatgtAACCACCAATCATAATTATTCTGTTATTCCCATAAGCTATTCTCATTTAAGAATGAgacttaaaaaaaatcaatgagcaagaaaagtgtgtgagtgtgtatcacactagattttttttttgctatGAATCAATTCATCCCAATTCGATAATCAAATTTATCCATTTGTGATCAAAGTTCAACTACAAGACCCCAACTAATCATGCCTTTCTCCAAAAAGACTCCATAGCCTAAAATAGATTAACTTAACATAATCATAGGTAATTGATTAGAATTGGAACTGGAATACGACAACGCATTATTGTCCTGCCACCAACTgattcagatctttgaatagtagacttcagatgcacgtgaacactaatcaattttcataatgacaaggaaagttgtgtgagtgcgccacaccagatttcatctgtagaacagctgttttgatgacttcaaaaataatcatcaaatttcacgaATTTATATAAAAGAAGATGTACTCTGGAAAAACAATGTATACAATAGTATGATCCtagttttttttctgaattatgtaacaacaaatcataattatgttattcccctaaattattctcatttaaaaatgagacaaaaagttcaatgagcaagaaaagttgtgtgtgagtgtatcacACTAGTTTTTTATTGCTATGAATCACTTCATCCCAATTcgataatcaaatttattaatttgtgatCAAAGTTCAACTACAAGACTCCAACTAATCATGCCTTTCTCCAAAAGACTCCATAGCCTAAAATAGATTAACTTAACATAATCATAGGTAATTGATTAGAATCGGAACTTGAATACGACAACAACAGGCTGTTTACTAAAGCTAGCATTGGTCGTAAACATCTGAGCCCTCATGAAGTTATTGGAGTGCTGAAAATTTCCAACCTGACCTAGGTGTACTAAGAGGAGCATGACATGGTTCCAACCCTCaattccctctctatagtgacagattgaagtgaatccatatttctacatctaatgctatactgacagattgaggtgaatgctagatgagggaaaaaaatctctttgagagggaaaaattctctactgtcaaattaaagtgaatccatatttctacatctaatgctatactgacagattgaagtgaatccatatttctacatctaatgctatactgtcagattgaagtgaatccatttcgctctaatgctatactatgATGCCGGACTGactttgagaaattcctttggtgtcagattaaagtgaattcatatttctacatctaatgctatactgacagattgaagtgaatccatttcgctcaAATGATATACTACGATGACGGGCtcgagagagagaggaggataCGACCCTCCTCGCTTCTCACAACCAGCATTActgctttcttcttcttttactcgtggcatctctttcccgcacccttcttTATTACGAAAGGCGAGTAAAGGAGATAAGcatcaattgagaaattctctcccagtatagatgagggggaaaaattcctttgctgacagattaaagtgaatccatattactctatACTAGCAAATCcagagtgaggtcaatgactctctctctctctacatctaattggattgagaaattctctcgcatctaatgctataaatctctacaatgatctaagttcttttacattttttatctgcaatatcgtacaagcatttccaaagttcatcggaatttttaacaacagataatgacgaatcatttgtacaatcataatgtagatgtccgctgtctagaatattgagcagttcgaaaatctcagatagaatcgaaaagtgtacattttctgtttttgttaacggtaaatcaacatcttgacatcctgttgaaaatttaatattcttcgcaattgaatcaaattcattaaatgaaattgacatcaagagacaagttaattttttgaattttgaaaaaccataacactgcatctcgCAGATGTTCGACGTGTCTCGAATGAGGGGGAAAGATTTCTAAATTGATTAGATGCACGAGACGGCTCGtgtctgtataaaaaagatcaccccacacgtgttgtctggtctagctctaagcagcaactaaactaaaaaacgtgaatgggatattggaatgaaaaatcatttgaaggcagaaaacgtttatttacacatttcgacacaactattcataatttcatcttcaattctaattagcttatctatacacaaattatgaggacgataataacatagatagtctcttatatcatttaaattaactgtgcttagaaaaatgtctttcaattgatgaaataaaaacacctagatgttgtcagttttctacactttaatttggtacacgaccatggtttcgtgaccacacaggtcacattttcaagctgacgaaaccatggtcgtgtaccaaattaaagtgtagaaaactgacatctaggtgtttttatttcatcatggaacgtttctacaacatcgaccacaactcagttgaagtctttcaattgcttcgccaaactataattttcaggagttgatttcgtAATTGCACTTTCATACTCAttgtaccaatcaatacagttttttaacctcacttccaattcgttgtcagcagccaaccactttctcggatccatgttgttgagcgaatgaagaaaactaagtatatgcaggaactattatagagtaattaagcggtctttcttcattaattgacgatagacaacatgtacgcgctttatgcagtctcaatgcatgcaggcaataaacacattgtagatcctttccgttgtagaagaatccataacgagcaaagtttcttttctgtgaattcgtgtacatcggagccattttcatactttgcattcgattgttttcgcacaagaaattatttgtttgatacatattattAAACAAcagagaattataatgttgggcagagaataaagcacagcgaGGATGtggtttatttttatgaatgttgcacgcagcataacaccatgaactagtgaaaaagctgaaatcaggttttggaaaatcctctggtatacattgaacgttgctatgcaatcttcttaaaaactttgctttctcagtcccttttgtgaaaattttctcataagctgcaaggtaatcacgtattaatgactcactgtattctaaatctccatcttcccattttattttatgatagtgacgttctaaccatgttacatcgttatacaattttgcactcaattctgtctttgcaaatggtgatttgaaatggaacacaatataattattaaactgatcaattatggcaagatctttcacaataatttgattacaatcttgtttaaaccagtgaagatcaactgtagcaatttttgCACTCGCttccttgtccacttctttctcttcgacGACCTCGCGGGCTTTGTCTCTCCCCTCAGCGGCGGCGGCGGACTCCTCGAATccttctcgtttctcctcctccacctgcagcggcttcggtgtaccctcgaatccttcgtctttctcttctcgtttcccctcctcctccacctccagcggcttcggtgtactgcaccatgcttcataatagaaactatcaagattgcactgaataccaatagagcgagtttgtggcttgtccaaaatatcagaacacaaagaataggacatgttgtctgttcaaaggtgaaactgataatgaactaaattgagcagaatgcacaccttatataggcggggcgctctatcaataaaattactgaacttctttcaccatgctcgtgagaagtgtgtattccatcacacgatcgctaattaaaacgcaatacgcggatgtatttgcaggtactgcacttttaaattccatttcaatacgaacatctgtggatgatttcaaatgacttggttggtgtgaacaatctacaacaatcagcggtgttgattcacaaaatgttttaaagtcaatttctgttccgagttcgctattgattgaatgattataatacgagggcgcgaaatccaagAACATCTGGTAtaaaacctccttcttacctagcagattttcatatggataatactcactgttcaaatatactgtaacattgtaaatactgcagctattgaaattagatattgattttttaattttattcttacgatcagtttgaaatgcaattataacgtattttggactatcaaaactcgatgtggtacaaactgcccaagaatggttaagtgaattttgcaaatttggtaattcacaaatttcccaatggcggaaaccttatttcagtggagtgtcagcatcgagcagtctcaaaaatttcagtcttacatgatcttctaaagttatgtagggcatccgccattgcagttttgtaattttcacactaacgtttgttccactttgagactcaacacaatttagatctgtcggtgacctcaataagacgagttcctgtttcaaatttaaaattattctttgaaaatcttcaaaaaacgggaggattaatttcagcggtacacagaaagtgaatgtattatccgttagctcatatcctgctctgtcaaaaccagccaagtgatatgtgtttttatcgagagtatttttcaccaatatagctttaattgtggatgttaatccaatcaatcttgatttagaaatttgctgacctgctaattcatatcgtattttgtcaaaaaggttgccgattacgttactgcttaatttatagtctgctgcaactggtgcatcagCTGGCTCTTTTCccagttttgtacagttaactgttccctcaatcaatatgaatgatttacaaggtaaagaatagacatctaaagaatttatgccaatacgcgcctcgtcagagttttttatttcctgtcccgaataaactgtatgagtgtgaaattggaatttagtaatatcattataaaactgaaggtctgtctccacatccagaatttcactaattgctgccgctCCCCCGCCTAACAtgtcgccaatcaactataaaacccaacttttctaatattctcgcgcttttagccgacaaagcacgtttgtttttaggtgttgtcgctatcgcgttcctttctctaatgacttgattggtcttattcgaacgtgggttgaaaataagataacccattacttttcacgtatgtgcaacctaattgtaattgtatctccgcggaaatcaataaacgatccattctggaatttgttcctttgttaatgtttgcaatactattgtaactggaaaaattaatcaatccaatttcccattcacgatttttatccaattctataatttcttgtaaatgttcatagagatcacttgtgttagatcgtaatgtaataaccaccatcttgtgtgttcaccacaaacacttaattacaactgatttgcaagaaacaataatgtaagatggccacaaaaatcgctatttaatggttgcatatgctctacattataaaatatatttactccattttcttttttccaatatttgtccaatttgtatggaggttgtaaatttccaattggatcaaaataccaaacattagaaccaactttcttatatgctacccaatgtgtgccatcctcgctttcccttgctaaattcacaatagcattctcgttttttagaatttttttgggtaatgcatctagcatatatatgcctcttagctgaatctgtaataatttcgaccaatcaatcaaatcataattactcaattctccttcaatattcatgtcttcttcttcttcttcctactcttctttgttgttctacgtttcttaacttgagggaataaactcactccatatgatgctgGTGGGGCTGGGGGTGGAAGTCTGCCACCACTAGTTATtttaggaaaaggcttcaaaaaatatccttttcctgcaatatgctttttcaactgagctatagctttgcgtctaatatcgttactataacttctcctctcccccttcttcttcttcttctttctcgaagacccaccaaacgctgctttagctttcataacgtttgtaacaagatagctaagtgctttctcggcaaggggtgtttgaggatttttgaaaatgtcccatgcagcgttcgctagagctctgtcagctaccgcccgagttttattatcgctattttgagtataggctatatcatgGGCCTTGCAAGCTTTATCTAacgaatttataccttgatcacctctctttaacctttcattaacctttgttcCTGGTCCGCAGTACtcgtatcccggaatatgatattcttccccaaggttatcaattaccttatttagaatagttgatgtcacattacctgccaaacctttaaaaactcttgctgctgaactcaagattcctttaccccgtttcctcgaactctgcttttttctcaaactctgcttttttctcctacataccatttttcattacctttcaactcaatggttgaacattaactgaggttaattaattaatcaatacatcaacttgaattggtttaatgttcaaccattgagttggaaatgaattcatacCATGATTGCtatgatacattgcttgaatgataagaatattatttcaaatctgaaaggTGAATGTGATTTGAAAAGGGGAGAAATGATGCTGGGCCACCCACATCTGTGGGAGCACGTGCAAACACGAGAAGGAGGGAGCGAGAAGCCGCCACCGCTTGCCTGCacggctgtgtgtgtgtgtgtgtgtgtgtgtgtgtgtgtgtgtgtgtgtctagCGGTAAAGtctactgagcatgctcacaacaaactataaaagacgtGCTCACCTTATttgaatatcattcacaacagagcagctgaagcatttcttcttcttctgtgtgatattcattacgaacttatcaacaacaacaacaggtaagaattgaaaacaattttttatcaaatatgcacacattttattcaactattcacacacatacatctatacaattcgtaacacataGGTCAACGAattgtatacagatataaaaattgttaagctttaacaatttttatatctgtccaATTTGGAGACTTATGTGTTACTACTaacacataatttttacaagtttcATTGAAATGGTGTATTTTTCCCGCgtcaatgcaggaagcaaatctttgAGGCAGATACACCTcgcatttgcttcctgcattgattatttttaaaattacacgtCGCCCGTGTTTATTGGTGTCCTCCCTCACCGCGACGATGCGGTATGGATGATCCTCCTTCAACTCTCGCAGCGGCACCCATGGCTTGGGTAGAGGTTTGTTGATGAGTTGGACAAAGCCCAACTCGGCCCCCACCTCCTTTATTAACGGCGCGAGTGAGGAGTCCTCATGCATTACAgctcgtttctgttgaaaaatatttgattagtgtcttatttgtttcagatctctacatcagattatcatcgaattctctgcataaagtgagtaatatcagttattgaaataacattgttgcatgatcgagtactttaaacaataatatctaagcagatcaaaatatatttccttagcatcaatttctattcggttcaaataatatttcctttgcattccaagcagttcaaataatattggtaacaatgttGCATGATTGgctactttaaacaataatatctaagcagttcaaataatatttccttagcatcaatttctattcggttcaaataatatttcctttgcattccaagcagttcaaataatattggtaacaatgttgcatgattggttactttaaacaataatatctaagcagttcaaataatattccttagcatcaatttctattcggttcaaataatatttcctttgcattccaagcacttcaaataatattggtaacaatgttgcatgattggttactttaaacaataatatctaagcagatcaaataatatttccttagcatcaatttctattcggttcaaataatatttcctttgcattccaagcacttcaaataatattggtcacatttatgcatgattgaatactttaaacaataatatctcataataccatttctaatcagttcaaggaaatattgcttgcattctaatcagttcgaataatattcagatcaaataatattcatatcaaataatcaaagactcgtatgtgcacagattttttaacaatcaatcacggaaaaaaatctgtgcatacacaagttaataatatttgttgaaactaacctttgattgagtgagcacctcatcctcctcttcgcCGCTGACTTCACCCTCCTCGAAGGTTAGTTTCCTCTTGGTCTGCCTCTTCTTGATCTTGTTGCTCAGCGTTGTCAGCACCGCACGCCGCGGCGCCCACGTAGGTGCTGGAGCCAAGCGCTGAATGGGGCTGTGCCCGATCACGATCTCGCCCCCTGGTGATGTTGGATCCTGTGGAGCGGGTGCGGGTGCAGCGGAGGCGGGAGCTGAGGCAGCAGCGCCAGCGGAAGAGGCGGCGCAGGACTCGGCAGCTTTGCGCTGCCAGTAGTTTAGCACACGCTGCGGGGGTGGGCTATCCGACAGGATGTAAGATGGTGAAGATGGAGAACTCATCTTGATGCGTGAAGTCTCTGATGTctctgatgtaaatgataattttcctctcatcgcttgtgtttatatagcatacgtttctctctctgttccaggcacGTGCAAGCGAGAGCGTgctacaaggcgaaaaaaattctaattttataattcaaatcaatgttagatccttcaacatcGAAGTAAGAGcacctcatttttcaaacatgaatcttatcttgtcagtgttttctatcatcaatatgacattttaatatttaatgtATTACAGTAGCAAAGTtattgcatttcatttatttacaatattgcacacatacttgattttgatctttctttgtcaatcctgttctaagcctgtctcatctacagaatctcgtaaaaaattccagataacttgatttaattgttcttctgtGAAATAGCatttctcgattcagttattaaatatttcattgttttcgcagcattttctcacctctcaactcgagttccgaacctcataaccagttgagctctcgtcgagacaagacagctgagaggaatcaatcataggacggtatctacacctgagaggaatcaatcatagcatagaccgctatctacacctgtagcccGCTATCTTCACCTGTAGCCCGctatctacactcgaggagattcacgcagcatcaaccacTACATGtgagtacatttttactttgattttatcctctgaggaggaaaatagtcctccgaggacaggttttctcctccgaggacagtttttctcctccgatgactatttttctcctccgaggactatttttctcctccgagcacagtttttctcctccgaggagaaaaaaccttctacaatatactacATGCATGCGATTTATCTTTAGAATATGATATATCCGGTacatccaagccccgctcttctttctcacactcattgtataaacaaaacggtaaatgtattactttttcaaatggattttccataatatatttgcaatagacacattgcagatagaatggatttttatgtaagaaataaccatttctcgcgaaatactctgctttattgcataatgatttacaaaagtcacaatgatGTTGCTTTTCAAagtactctccttgaacggatgaatcttctacacaattaaaagttgaatatctttcttcatattctcgtagaatattattatcgaaattctcctcttcaattgtta
Coding sequences within it:
- the LOC120354894 gene encoding uncharacterized protein LOC120354894, with product MRGKLSFTSETSETSRIKMSSPSSPSYILSDSPPPQRVLNYWQRKAAESCAASSAGAAASAPASAAPAPAPQDPTSPGGEIVIGHSPIQRLAPAPTWAPRRAVLTTLSNKIKKRQTKRKLTFEEGEVSGEEEDEVLTQSKKRAVMHEDSSLAPLIKEVGAELGFVQLINKPLPKPWVPLRELKEDHPYRIVAVREDTNKHGRRVILKIINAGSKCEVYLPQRFASCIDAGKIHHFNETCKNYVLVVTHKSPNWTDIKIVKA